In one Diprion similis isolate iyDipSimi1 chromosome 6, iyDipSimi1.1, whole genome shotgun sequence genomic region, the following are encoded:
- the LOC124406513 gene encoding histone acetyltransferase KAT7 isoform X2, protein MTPKRKTTSSESTSSSSSGSSSSSSSSSGSESSSSDSENSSSSANSRKVSDSEKGKKKAPFVSGRHGKPKNETGGAPSVETKSKEKIPPKIRPVVYSSESEESPNKLKSTKRKPPAKPKATATVAPVVKAQKVVNKTPPSTSKTGSSVKISPNKSSKPSGAAASTKPTEKISKVAAEPVQKKLKKKSIFSPENSSESDTPTVAKPAMMKVAGPLIKAAKSQQSKVVKGGEVKPRGILPSRAALVIKQQQQQQQQQQQQQHQHQQEQQQHRQKSESSASSKSCSGGSGSSGSTESSSDSESSDSPTTPQPQHKKKETATVVNAVSSGPAKRPTANVLAISSIGKQQRGSSKRQDLVKSEEEGELSDTDKEIETEGNGPTKSTTKGKRKLQTRRGSKLLQLHTKPTSDTESDTESKRSTSKSPVKRAGPGTGRHQSLVGRSGDSGGRGQDTRVLTRTRMSTKERECPLALSCDSRGHLSGRFETHFTLEACPLYHNTTPQACVEFYKERKKHEEERKKALSNLAKKSPKGLHQTNEQRNYQLKVKEMRTKLKGGSGSGNESTSGGEHHGIEKDRQPKVNNLTADYDLKLFMEAQAIASEKIERELRELGSGDGGESSGRSCSGNGVGTRCVEMGRWEMEVWYQSPYPEEFSRAPKLYLCEFCLRYAKSRQVLRRHRDKCLWRHPPGHEVYRKDKIGVWEVDGKRYKQYCQNLCLLAKFFLDHKTLYYDVEPFLFYVMTIGDSEGCHTVGYFSKVGMRPVRRREWRDRAAPLRPVPAARPSGMIFSGYFCGRRYYDVARGGQNAERA, encoded by the exons ATGACTCCCAAACGAAAG aCAACCAGCTCGGAATCTACTTCAAGCAGCAGCTCAGGCTCATCGTCAAGTAGCTCGTCGAGTTCAGGAAGTGAGTCAAGTTCTTCCGATTCTGAGAATTCGAGTAGTTCCGCGAATAGTCGGAAGGTTTCGGATtcggaaaaaggaaagaagaaggcACCATTTGTATCGGGACGCCATGGAAAGCCTAAAAATGAAACGGGTGGAGCACCATCTGTGGAGACCAAAAGCAAGGAGAAAATTCCTCCAAAAATTAGACCCGTAGTCTATTCATCAGAGTCTGAAGAATCTCCTAATAAACTGAAATctacaaaaagaaaaccacCTGCTAAACCGAAGGCTACCGCTACTGTAGCTCCTGTAGTTAAGGCTCAAAAGGTCGTCAATAAAACTCCGCCATCCACCAGTAAAACTGGATCGAGTGTTAAAATTTCGCCAAATAAATCTAGCAAACCATCAG GTGCTGCAGCAAGTACTAAACCTACAGAGAAGATCAGTAAAGTTGCAGCAGAGCCTGTgcaaaaaaagttgaagaaaaagagcATATTCAGTCCTGAGAACAGCAGCGAAAGCGACACTCCGACTGTTGCTAAACCTGCTATGATGAAAGTAGCAGGGCCATTGATTAAGGCAGCTAAATCACAGCAATCAAAGGTAGTGAAGGGGGGTGAAGTGAAACCCAGAGGGATTCTGCCAAGCAGAGCTG CACTGGTAATcaagcaacagcaacaacaacaacaacaacaacagcagcagcaacatcaGCATCAACAGGAACAGCAACAGCATCGTCAGAAATCAGAGAGCTCTGCAAGCTCTAAGAGCTGCTCCGGAGGATCTGGGTCTTCTGGCTCAACTGAAAGCAGTTCAGATTCCGAATCGTCAGATAGTCCTACAACCCCGCAGCCACAgcacaaaaagaaagaaaccgCTACTGTTGTCAATGCTGTTTCTAGCGGACCTGCAAAGAGACCAACTGCAAACGTACTCGCGATATCAAGTATTGGCAAGCAACAGAGAGGATCATCGAAACGCCAAG ACCTGGTTAAAAGTGAGGAAGAAGGTGAGCTCTCAGACACAGACAAAGAGATAGAAACCGAAGGTAATGGTCCGACAAAATCGACAacaaaagggaaaagaaaactgCAAACACGTAGAGGTAGCAAGCTTTTGCAGTTACATACGAAACCAACGAGTGACACCGAATCCGATACA GAGAGCAAGAGGAGTACCAGCAAATCACCGGTAAAACGTGCCGGACCAGGGACTGGCAGGCATCAGTCACTTGTTGGACGAAGCGGTGACAGTGGAGGACGAGGGCAGGATACAAGAGTACTAACACGTACACGCATGAGTACAAAGGAACGCGAGTGTCCTTTGGCCTTATCCTGTGACTCACGCGGCCACCTTTCAGGTCGGTTTGAAACACATTTCACCCTCGAAGCGTGTCCCCTGTATCACAATACTACGCCGCAGGCATGTGT AGAATTTTACAAGGAGCGCAAAAAACATGAAGAGGAGCGTAAGAAGGCCCTTTCGAATTTGGCTAAAAAATCACCCAAAGGCTTGCACCAGACTAATGAGCAGCGGAACTATCAGCTCAAAGTGAAAGAAATGCGAACTAAGTTGAAGGGAGGTAGTGGCAGTGGTAATGAAAGCACAAGCGGAGGAGAACACCATGGGATTGAAAAAGATCGTCAACCCAAAGTGAACAATCTCACCGCGGATTATGatctgaaattatttatgGAGGCTCAAGCCATCGCAAGCGAAAAAATT GAGAGAGAATTACGAGAATTGGGAAGTGGCGATGGGGGCGAGAGCAGCGGTCGCAGCTGCAGCGGAAATGGCGTAGGAACCCGTTGCGTAGAAATGGGACGTTGGGAGATGGAAGTATGGTACCAAAGTCCATATCCGGAGGAGTTTAGCAGAGCGCCAAAACTGtatctctgtgaattttgccTCAGATACGCGAAAAGCCGCCAGGTGCTACGTCGACACCGGGACAAATGCCTGTGGAGACATCCGCCAGGACACGAGGTATACCG GAAGGACAAAATCGGCGTCTGGGAAGTTGATGGGAAACGGTATAAACAGTACTGCCAAAACCTCTGCCTCCTCGCCAAGTTCTTTCTGGACCACAAAACCCTTTACTACGACGTCGAGCCGTTCCTATTCTACGTCATGACGATAGGCGATTCGGAAGGATGTCACACTGTAGGTTACTTCAGCAAG GTAGGTATGCGACCTGTAAGAAGACGCGAGTGGCGAGATCGAGCTGCTCCACTCCGCCCCGTACCGGCAGCGAGACCCTCGGGGATGATTTTCAGCGGGTATTTCTGCGGGCGCAGATATTATGACGTAGCGAGAGGCGGGCAGAACGCAGAGAG agcgTAG
- the LOC124406515 gene encoding CCAAT/enhancer-binding protein gamma, with translation MAPKNKENSGNSSKKSKRAISEEDDDDDYRRRRDRNNQAVKRSRVKSKLRTQQTLERVNQLKTENELLEEKIKMLTKELGFLKDLFLAHAGSSQHPINIQDLDLNALLAEDTKSSDDVKPTTKL, from the exons ATGGcaccaaaaaataaagaaaattccgGAAACTCGTCGAAAAAGTCAAAAAGAGCAATTTCTGAAgaagatgacgacgacgactacaGGCGAAGACGTGACCGTAACAATCAG GCAGTAAAGCGTTCACGGGTAAAGAGTAAATTACGGACGCAGCAAACTTTGGAGCGAGTTAACCAGCTGAAAACCGAAAACGAATTGTTGGAAGAAAAGATCAAAATGCTAACCAAGGAGCTCGGATTTTTGAAAGACCTGTTTTTGGCCCATGCAG GCTCCAGTCAACACCCAATCAATATTCAAGACCTAGATTTGAACGCGTTGCTGGCAGAAGATACGAAGTCTTCCGACGATGTAAAACCGACAACGAAGCTGTAG